The DNA window tgtttgttggaATCTTGTGGATcagctgttgtttgtgtgtggatgaTGACACTCAAGAGAGTCTTCCTCTCCtgctgttttcaatgttcccCCAAAAGATTGACCATGACGTCTGCAGCAACTATGGCAACTGGCTTTACAGCGCCGGCATCGGGAATGATCCCAGAGAGAACAGGAAGTTCAACATGATCAAGCAAGGCCTCGACTACGACGGCAATGTAGGATTTGAGAAGACGCACGTTTGTTTCATTTCCCTTTACGACTCCTGTCCGGAGCGCTCCACTGCTTTGCCGTTGTCCCCCCACGGTGATGGATCCAGCACAATGTGATACTAagacttttttggggggtttgggtTGACCGTGTGTCCGCTTTAGGGCGACTATGTGCGGCGGTGGGTTCCTGAGCTGCAGGGGATCAGGGGAGCTGACGTGCACGCGCCCTGGACCCTCAGCACCGCTTCGCTGTCGCACGCTGGCGTGTCCCTCGGCGAGACCTACCCCAACCCCGTCGTCGTGGCACCTGAATGGAGCAGACACGTTAACAAGAAaccagtgagtgtgtgagaaaaGGGAAGTGGGTAGTGTGATTAGTTGCTTCTGCTGTGAGAGCAGTAATTCTACCCTTTTTTTGTTCGCCACGCCGTGTGAAAAGTCTCTTAATAACAAAAGGAGATTTTTCCTTTGAACTTCTACACAAACTGGTTTACTTTAAAATCAATAATACAATACACTAATGATGTTAAATATGATAATACATCCATCACATGAGGCATTTTTTCTGCAGaatgagtacttttacttttgatacGAAATCATCAGCTGCATTCCCTTACTAAAGTATCATTTTAAAAGTACTTTTACTTCTAATGGTGTATTTATACATAAGTAGAGGACCCGAATACATATTGTCCCCCTGGCAAACAAGGTTACCTATTGAAGTGGTTAaaactttaaataaagaaaataaatgttgcatCACACTAAAGGCAAATGTTTGTGTCCCTGCGTTTTGTCAGAGTGGCGCACGGCCTTCGCCGAGAGGGAAGAAGGGCCCATCGCACACTCCCAAACAACACGGGGACCGAGGCATTGACTTCTACTTCTCCAGAAGTAAAAACCTGTGAGCCGTCTGACAGGAAACGCTGAACAGGCGGACGGAGTTGATCGAGGGAAGTCGTCCTATGAGGATTTGAGGAAACGCATGTGCTACTTGAATAccagaatattatatatattaagtcTGCCATAGTTTCTTGGTAAAAGTAACCCCATAAAGTGCCTTTAATGGACTCGTTTCCTGTGAGACTGCAGCAAATTGATAAAATCACAATGTGGTTTTAAGTTTGACGCAGTGGAACATCtatctgattcttttttttatgcagaTAGTTTTTTCttgcttctgtttttatttgttttattgctcttaatgttctattttcctttttatgcTTCAGAATTTTCCCATCTGTGACCGTTATACAATAAAAAGATTTTGTTCTGCAGTGAAGTAAATTCCAAATGTTTCTGCCTTTTTATGACACGTGATTAAAGGAAAGAGGTGGAGCCAATCTGTCTGGGAACTTTATCAATATATTCATGCAAGAAACGGGAACTAAAACGTAAAACCCTTGAACACACCCTTCCACTAACATGTTACAGTATTCCTTTAAGCTCCTGCGCACTCAAGCGAAAGTAGCCAAATCACCAACTCTATGGGAGAAGCGCGCTATTTGGCCTCTGAGGTCCGTGTAaacagcagctctcctccccctcatgaCGCGGAACTCCGCGGTTTTCATCACTTCCTCTGGTTGACAGTCTGTGCTCGTTACGATGTTTCGCTGTTTGTTGTTCTAAGTAAAGCGCGTCGTGTCCGGACAACTTTCCAACGATGGCCTGCGTGGATTCAGAGGTTGACTTGTGGGTCGTTCCTCTCGTTGCGCTCAATATGAGCGTGCGTAAAAAGTTGGGACTGTACCTGAACCCTCGGAACGCGGTGGCCGCGGACTGGATGGCCGTGGCGGAGGAAATGGGCTTCAATTACCTGGAGATAAAGAACTACGAGGGGACCAAAAGTCCCACCGAGTCGGTCCTGGAGGACTGGCAGGCCCGCTGCACCGACGCGACGGTCGGGAAGCTGCTGTCCatcctggaggaggtggagaggagagacATTGTGGAGGACCTCCGTCCCCTGATGGGTGCGTTGGTGTCATTTGGACTTTGGTTTTAATCCTCGATTGCGCGAATAGCCGACACGAGCAGTAATAACGTAACGTGCGGTCGTGCTTTGTAGCGCGCGCGCGTCACTCCAGGAAGTGATTCACACGCTTCAATTCTCGCTTTGCAAAATcgatttaaaataaaacgtcCTCCATGAATTATTGTGTGTATGCGCGTGCACAGTCATTTACATGcgcctctttttttctgtgccaGATGAGGACGTCAGGAAGTACTGCGAGAACCAGAAGAAGAACGCGAAGCCCCCTCTGCAGGTCCCAGAGGTGGACAGCTGTGTCCCTCGCCCCACCGAGAGGATTGGTATCACTCTGCAGGACGACCCCGAGGGTCAGTGCGTGGTTAAGCTGCATTTTAGTTTTTACATCTACAAAACATCTACAGGGCAAATCTTGCATTAATTCAATGACTCTTCGATGCTCCAAACAAGTTGTGTGACATCGGCAGAGCTTCCCTCAGGTGATAAAACAATATACAGTCACAAAACTCTTCGTTTTGCAACTTTCTATCAGTCCTCTATTGTTGTAATATTTCACTTTTAACTATCTTAACtattttgcattgtttttcaacACCAAAAACAATACGAGTAAAGGCCCGAGTATGTAATTAACCCACTGCCACAGTAAAATGCTGAACACACTTACACTTTGAATGAGGCATAGATTTAGATAATGATCTTTTTGCTGCACAGATTTCACAGCTGATGTCTGTACAACTGCAAGAAAATAGATTATGAGTATGCAAGAATGACATAAAAGCCTTCAATAATTAGTGTTACTCAAGTCTTCATAACAAcctgacatgtaatgtaacaacaTGTGTCATGTGCCGCCAAGATATTACAACAGTGTGAATTTTGCAATGCATTTATCGTATCGCTTACGTTAGCTCACTTCAGATTTCGGAGAGTGACAGTGACATTATCTTCTGTGGTGAGGCAATAAAAGCTTTGACACTTTTTCTAACTCAAATGGTGTCTAATCACTCATGGCTGCACAGCTGCATCGGCCCCTGCACGTGGTCATGTGGATTTTTCTATCCTGCTCATATTTTGCCTccgttcaataaatgtttattgattACAATGTAACTGCGTTGAATCCAGGTGCTCCCGAGCTGTTTGACGCCTTCATCTGCTACTGCCAGAAGGACtttgcgtttgtgcgtgagatGATCCGCGAGCTGGAACAGACCGAGTACAAGCTGAAGCTGTGCGTGTTTGACCGCGACGTCCTCCCGGGCTCCTGCGTCTGGACCATCACCAGCGAACTCATTGAGAAGAGGTGGGACACCGACACGTGCAGAGCGTCGGCCTGCTGCTCATTAAGAGCTATAATAAATTCTACCCTTATGGCTCCACGTTGATGATCTACCCGGGAGAGGGGCATATTGGATTGAAATTTCCTGGAAACAAAAGACGCGATAGCTTCAATTTTGGCAGAAGGATCAACTCTCATAACCACGTGTCATTAAAGCGTCTGGAGAGCAAGTTTTCTTTCTTACAATCTCCCTCATATCTATAATTGCTATTATGTGACCCTCTGTGCAGGTGCAagaggatggtggtggtgatttcAGATGAATACCTCGATAGTGACGCCTGTGACTTTCAGACCAAGTTTGCTCTCAGTCTCTGTCCCGGTAAGTTCATTTATGTTACGTTAAGCAGCTACCTGCATCCgacatgcatgtgtgcatgcaagCTActtattttgtcattctttcTTTGCAGGTGCTCAATCCAAACGGCTTATTCCTGTGATGTACAAGCCAATGACAAAGCCGTTCCCCAGCATCTTACGCTTCCTCACCATATGTGACTACACTCGGCCCTGCACACAGGCCTGGTTCTGGGTACGCCTGGCGAAAGCTCTCTCGCAGCCCCACAAAGACCAGGCCAGTAGTTGTGTTTAAAGGTGTTCTGTGGGGTTTGGGTAATGATCAAACATCCCAGGTTAAAGTATATACTTTTGTTTGTGGTCTGCGTCCTGGTGGCTTCTGAACACATTCTGAGGTTGTACAATATTAAGTATTATGATTGAAGCTATTTGGGTTCTCTATAAAGTTGACGTTGAGATTTCTGGATATTGTCACTATGAAAACTCGAGCTGCACAAGGATACCAAATATCAGTTCTCACTGCACAAGGCCTTTATTAGATTTAACAATAACATAAGATGTGCCTGCCgctgttttgtatttatgtgGGGAGTATTGGCAAACAGGATGTGTTAGAGGACGGTCTACAAAATATTCTGTGGTAGCTAGTTTCTCTGCACTTCCTCTAATGAGTCAAATTCTAGGTGAGATTAGAGATTAATAGGAAGCGCTATTGTGATTGTGATTCTTCCACTTAGTTAATTTTGACCTGCTGACACCCCCGCCTTTCCATCTGAATTTGTACTGATATGTTTATTGAAGTGAATGTATTCTACGTTGAAAAAATGGTCTAAACATTATTTCCTCAAAATATTTCTTAAACATTTCGAATGTATGATGATTTTGtatctaaaaataaaatgcctTTCTACTGTCACAAAAGCGCATCATGTTATGATTTCCTCCAGCAAGTGTCGTGATTGTGCAAATCCTGCATGTTATAAAGTTAACCAACAGAGGTGTCGCTAATTGAATGCTGTAAAAAAAGACTGAGTAAATTTTACAGTAACAGATGAGCATCCAATCATAGAGCAGTATACGTGTGCACCGTCCAATCAGAGGACAGGATATTCCTTAAAGCAACACGCCTCTTTTTACACTGTTACACTCGGATATCAGGCTAAGAATTTCCTAACCTATTTAACAACTAAACGtacttaaatgaattaaattgttCTGGGTTAGGGAGGACCGAGAGCGCCGTGAGTTTATGTTGGCATAAACAGCGCTTTCTTGTTAGCTTTAGGAGAGGAACAAATGCCTGCAAGGCCTTACTCTAGGCTACATTTAAATATAGTGTAAAATAGCCCGCCATTGAAACGTGCCGGAACCAAGGTTTGACTTGTATTTTGGGCATTTACCCACAGGTCTTTACCCTCTTTCACCTCATATTTTCACACTTCACGTTTTAGCGCCGTCTTTTAAATATAAAGTAACATTCAGATAATCTGTGACGCATTTGTCCTATTGTATGTAGCCGACGTCTATTTCGACGATTGTTTCTTGCTCTTAATACAGTTTTATTTCCCCTTTTATGCTTTGTCAGAGGTTTCCCATCTGTGACGGTTGTACAATAAAATTGCTAAATGGAAAGATTTTGTTCTGCGGTGAAGTAAGTTACACACTTTTCTGCCTTTTTATGACATGTGATTAAAGGAAAAAGGTGGAGCAAATCTGTCTGAACTTTATGAATGTATTCATGCAAGAAAGGGGAACTAAAACCCTTGAACACACCCTTCCACTAACATGTTACAGTATTCCTTTAAGCTCCTGCTCACTCAAGCGAAAGTAGCCAAATCACCAACTCTATGGGAGAAGCGCGCTATTTGGCCTCTGAGGTCCGTGTAaacagcagctctcctccccctcatgaCGCGGAACTCCGCGGTTTTCATCACTTCCTCTGGTTGACAGTCTGTGTACCCCGGACGTGGTCTTCTCGTTACGATGTTTCGCTGTTTGTTGTTCTAAGTAAAGCGCGTCGTGTCCGGACAACTTTCCAACGATGGCCTGCGTGGATTCAGAGGTTGACTTGTGGGTCGTTCCTCTCGTTGCGCTCAATATGAGCGTGCGTAAAAAGTTGGGACTGTACCTGAACCCTCGGAACGCGGTGGCCGCGGACTGGATGGCCGTGGCGGAGGAAATGGGCTTCAATTACCTGGAGATAAAGAACTACGAGGGGACCAAAAGTCCCACCGAGTCGGTCCTGGAGGACTGGCAGGCCCGCTGCACCGACGCGACGGTCGGGAAGCTGCTGTCCatcctggaggaggtggagaggagagacATTGTGGAGGACCTCCGTCCCCTGATGGGTGCGTTGGTGTCATTTGGACTTTGGTTTTAAACCTCGATTGCGCCAATAGCCGACACGTCACTCCAGGAAGTGATTCAGACGTTCTCCATGAATTATTGTATGCAGTCATGTGTGTATGCACGTGCACAGTCATTTACatgtgcaccttttttttttgtgccagaTGAGGACGTCAGGAAGTACTGCGAGAACCAGAAGAACGCAAAGCCCCCTCTGCAGGTCCCAGAGGTGGACAGCTGTGTCCCTCGCCCCACGCAGAGGATTGGTATCACTCTGCAGGACGACCCCGAGGGTCAGTGCGTGGTTAAGCTGCATTTTAGTTTTTACATCTACAAAACATCTACAGGGCAAATCTTGCATTAATTCAATGAATATCTGATTCTGTAAAGAAGTTGTGTGACACTGTTGCATTggcagagcgtctctcaggtgaaAAAACAATATACATTCACAAAAGATCTGCAATTTAGAAGCACTAAACCCGAATActgcttttaattattttttgcaaCTTTATATCAGTTTCCTCTATTGCTgtaatatttaacttttaacaaaataaatcgGACAGCCGGAGTTGCTAggtattttacattgtttttcaaCACCAAAAACAATACGAGTAAAGGCCCGAGTATGTAACTAACCCACTGCCACAGTAAAATGCTGAACACACTTACACTTTGAATGAGGCATAGATTTAGATAATGATCTTTTTGCTGCACAGATTTCACAGCTGATGTCTGTACAACTGCAAGAAAATAGATTATGAGTATGCAAGAATGAAATGAAGCCTTCAATAATTAGTGTTACTCAAGTCTTCATAACAACCCGAATGTCACGTGCCGGCAAAGATCATTACAAATGTGTTACTTAGCAATGCATTTGTTACGGGTCCCAGGAATGGGACCACAGCAGCAAAGTTGAATGATTAACCCGTAGGGCGGATACAGTTGAACAGCAGAAACGACACCAGGCATTCAAGGTTCGACATGCACGTTGTTTCTGCTTTAATTAACAAAACAGCATTCACATAAAACAAGCAATATCAAAACACCATCTGACGTTCAGTTAGTAACAGCGATGTCCGAGCCCATGTGCGTACCGTGTGACAATAATACAGTGTCGGCGCTATCCCTGCAAGACAACGCTCAGGTCCAAATAACCGCTAGCTCACCTGCTAAGGCTAAACTCATAGCTCGAGTCTGCTGCAAATGTACACACTAGGTGTTTACACTGTCAAATTTCCGTCACAAACCCTTTTTAAATTAGCGTGTACATGTAGAGAGTTTTAACAATATTGGGTATCGGCCATTTACATGAGCACCAACCTGTAGGACGGATACAGTTGAACAGCAGAAACTACACCAGGCATTCACTTCGACATTCACGTTGTTTCTGCGGAGCGAGCGGGAGTCGCGCCCGAAAACAACCCGGGTGCAACTGTTCCCGTGCCCCTAGTTCCCCCCGAGGGAATGCAACGCTCTTCTGTCCCTCTGTATGGTCCACCTGCTGAAATTCAACCCTGCAATAACTACTCTCACTGTTTTGcatattagatttttttttaacaaatcccAACCTACATTACAGATAAATATGTGTTTACATCCTTAGGTGTGCcacacatttattgttacacTTACATTAGATTTCGGAGAGTGACAGTGACATTATCTTCTGTGGTGAGGCAATAAAAGCTTTGACACTTTTTCTAATTCAAATGGTCTCTAATCACTCATGGCTGCACAGCTGCATCGGCCCCTGCACGTGGTCATGTGGATTTTTCTATCCTGCTCATATTTTGCCTccgttcaataaatgtttattgattACAATGTAACTGCGTTGAATCCAGGTGCTCCCGAGCTGTTTGACGCCTTCATCTGCTACTGCCAGAAGGACTTTGATTTTGTGCGTGAGATGATCCGCGAGCTGGAACAGACCGAGTACAAGCTGAAGCTGTGCGTGTTTGACCGCGACGTCCTCCCGGGCTCCTGCGTCTGGACCATCACCAGCGAACTCATTGAGAAGAGGTGGGACACCGACACGTGCAGAGCGTCGGCCTGCTGCTCATTAAGAGCTATAATAAATTCTACCCTTATGGCTCCACGTTGATGATCTACCCGGGAGAGGGGCATATTGGATTGAAATTTCCTGGAAACAAAAGACGTGATAGCTTCAATTTTGGCAGAAGGATCAACTCTCATAACCACGTGTCATTAAAGCGTCTGGAGAGCAAGTTTTCTTTCTTACAATCTCCCTCATATCTATGATTGCTATTATGTGACCCTCTGTGCAGGTGCAAGAGGATTGTGGTGGTGATTTCAGATGAATACCTCGATAGTGACGCCTGTGACTTTCAGACCAAGTTTGCTCTCAGTCTCTGTCCCGGTAAGTTCATTTATGTTACGTTAAGCAGCTACCTGCATCCGACATGCATCTGTGCATGCAAGCTACTTATTTTGTCACTCTTTCTTGTGTTTCAGGAGCTCGGGACAAACGGCTTATTCCTGTGA is part of the Gasterosteus aculeatus chromosome 21, fGasAcu3.hap1.1, whole genome shotgun sequence genome and encodes:
- the LOC120811549 gene encoding myeloid differentiation primary response protein MyD88, which gives rise to MACVDSEVDLWVVPLVALNMSVRKKLGLYLNPRNAVAADWMAVAEEMGFNYLEIKNYEGTKSPTESVLEDWQARCTDATVGKLLSILEEVERRDIVEDLRPLMDEDVRKYCENQKNAKPPLQVPEVDSCVPRPTQRIGITLQDDPEGAPELFDAFICYCQKDFDFVREMIRELEQTEYKLKLCVFDRDVLPGSCVWTITSELIEKRCKRIVVVISDEYLDSDACDFQTKFALSLCPGARDKRLIPVKCKPMTKPFPSILRHLNIGDYTRPYTRAWLWVRLARTLSQPTFM
- the myd88 gene encoding myeloid differentiation primary response protein MyD88; translation: MACVDSEVDLWVVPLVALNMSVRKKLGLYLNPRNAVAADWMAVAEEMGFNYLEIKNYEGTKSPTESVLEDWQARCTDATVGKLLSILEEVERRDIVEDLRPLMDEDVRKYCENQKKNAKPPLQVPEVDSCVPRPTERIGITLQDDPEGAPELFDAFICYCQKDFAFVREMIRELEQTEYKLKLCVFDRDVLPGSCVWTITSELIEKRCKRMVVVISDEYLDSDACDFQTKFALSLCPGAQSKRLIPVMYKPMTKPFPSILRFLTICDYTRPCTQAWFWVRLAKALSQPHKDQASSCV